Proteins encoded together in one Anopheles darlingi chromosome 3, idAnoDarlMG_H_01, whole genome shotgun sequence window:
- the LOC125957687 gene encoding uncharacterized protein LOC125957687 → MSNRSVACLCFKSKFRKVKILNSKCTSKPSTAVAESTISNFSTSPTRHQTRITFDLGFQFDLPDNLKGLGLNVFSSRSLKVLAMPASSGSSSAMSTSSGRSSAMRRSPI, encoded by the exons GcgtgtttatgtttcaaatccaaattcagaaaagtgaaaattctAAATTCTAAGTGCACATCTAAACCAAGTACTGCAGTAGCTGAATCAACCATC AGCAACTTTAGCACATCTCCTACTCGTCATCAAACTCGTATCACGTTTGATCTCGGCTTCCAGTTTGATCTGCCGGATAACCTGAAAGGGTTGGGTTTGAACGTGTTCAGTTCACGTTCGTTGAAGGTGCTGGCCATGCCAGCCTCATccggatcatcatcggccatgTCAACCTCATCCGGACGATCATCGGCGATGCGTAGATCACCAATATGA
- the LOC125957682 gene encoding hemiasterlin resistant protein 1-like yields MPRRQSRPGSSSRDTNRTSSPKPTNTSKSSPAQPHTAEQSKEAPKLTNLPAPGSGMFAQMAATAGGVAIGSVLGRALGGLFERSGTETQKEENAESIEAKVHTDARGKVAVNEHELASDDCNWEIKQFLACIDEQRDAKLCEGFKEAMHQCKLKKSLEITKH; encoded by the coding sequence ATGCCACGTCGACAATCGCGTCCTGGATCGTCCTCGCGCGATACCAATCGCACTTCCTCacccaaaccaacaaacacatcGAAATCTTCGCCGGCCCAACCTCACACGGCAGAACAATCGAAAGAGGCACCAAAATTAACTAACCTTCCAGCGCCAGGTTCCGGAATGTTCGCTCAAATGGCTGCCACGGCCGGTGGCGTTGCCATCGGTTCCGTGCTGGGCCGTGCCTTGGGCGGACTATTCGAACGATCCGGCACTGAAAcgcagaaggaagaaaatgcaGAATCCATCGAGGCAAAGGTTCACACCGATGCGAGAGGAAAGGTCGCGGTTAACGAACATGAACTAGCGTCCGATGATTGTAACTGGGAAATTAAACAGTTTCTGGCCTGCATCGATGAACAGCGAGACGCGAAACTGTGCGAAGGATTTAAGGAAGCGATGCATCAGTGCAAGTTGAAGAAATCATTGGAAATTACGAAGCATTAA
- the LOC125957657 gene encoding WD repeat, SAM and U-box domain-containing protein 1-like, with protein MSASKTKILQKLTVNTSDVTTLDFYGSSLLVTGSSDKTVRVWRWNPGHGFQEASYSPLLGHRYGVTSVRVSPKGGVLASASVDGTVILWDLNNGEISHTIMQEFGESIRACIFSPNGASIVSSDDNGSVCIWGQDRSLKCHVKVHDEAVHTIAFSSDSNIFLTACTLGNVRLFAVGNDFAKALSSADCSIDAAHDMGVLSADFCKIVHTDPADKRSLIYTLATCGTDHFVKIWRVFFMPGNIDDQRTGGTRLIPNTPQEHFAGQSSIYSTGVMNASCAQTISAHGSSVTCVRFNPTGTLLFSGSLDKTIKIWNQQGTCLKTLTHHSRYVNCLAVNGNSSVVASGSNDRTVAIWDLTGNLSLDSHISDARSLLFSIAVKAVDLPLEFTCPITHELMKDPVYAEDGFTYERTAIQEWFARDHPTVSPMTNLELSTAELVENGKLKQRIEEYLRTLDPQHHPV; from the exons ATGAGTGCGTCAAAGACgaaaattcttcaaaaactaACCGTCAACACGAGCGATGTGACAACATTGGACTTCTACGGCAGCTCCCTGTTGGTGACAGGGTCAAG TGACAAAACGGTTCGCGTCTGGCGCTGGAACCCCGGTCACGGTTTCCAGGAAGCTTCTTACTCGCCGCTGCTCGGTCATCGCTACGGTGTCACGAGTGTCCGGGTGTCGCCGAAG GGCGGTGTGCTGGCTTCTGCTTCGGTCGATGGAACGGTTATTCTGTGGGACCTGAATAATGGAGAAATATCGCACACCATTATGCAGGAGTTTGGAGAATCCATTCGGGCCTGCATATTTAGCCCCAACGGTGCCTCGATCGTTAGTTCCGATGATAACGGGTCCGTCTGCATCTGGGGCCAGGATAGAAGCCTGAAATG CCACGTGAAGGTACACGATGAAGCCGTTCACACGATCGCTTTCTCGAGCGATTCCAACATCTTCTTAACCGCGTGCACCTTAGGAAATGTGCGTCTGTTTGCCGTGGGAAATGATTTTGCAA AAGCCCTTTCTTCAGCGGACTGCTCGATCGATGCGGCTCACGATATGGGTGTACTTTCGGCGGATTTCTGCAAAATAGTCCACACCGATC CCGCCGATAAGCGTTCGTTGATCTACACGCTAGCCACTTGTGGTACGGATCATTTCGTCAAGATCTGGCGAGTGTTCTTCATGCCGGGCAACATCGATGACCAACGCACCGGGGGTACGCGATTGATACCGAATACCCCACAGGAACATTTTGCTGGTCAATCATCCATCTACAGTACCGGCGTGATGAATGCCAGCTGTGCTCAAACGATTTCCGCACATGGTAGCTCCGTAACATGTGTACG CTTCAATCCGACCGGTACACTGCTCTTCTCCGGTAGTCTAGACAAAACGATCAAAATCTGGAACCAGCAAGGAACGTGCCTTAAGACGCTGACGCACCATTCGCGCTACGTCAACTGCCTCGCGGTGAACGGAAACTCGTCCGTGGTGGCATCCGGTTCGAATGATCGTACGGTAGCCATCTGGGATCTGACCGGCAACCTATCGCTCGACTCCCACATCAGTGATGCCCGTTCGCTCCTGTTTTCCATAGCAGTGAAGGCCGTCGATTTGCCGCTCGAGTTTACCTGCCCGATAACCCACGAGCTGATGAAGGATCCCGTCTATGCTGAGG ATGGGTTTACCTACGAGCGTACGGCTATCCAGGAATGGTTTGCACGTGACCATCCCACGGTGTCACCGATGACTAATCTGGAGCTTTCAACAGCCGAGCTGGTGGAGAATGGGAAGCTGAAGCAAAGAATCGAAGAGTATCTACGAACGCTGGACCCGCAGCATCATCCCGTATAG
- the LOC125957641 gene encoding anaphase-promoting complex subunit 5 codes for MSKKESENVCFWLPNQCTSKMDVLTPHKLVLVFLIQEYAQLKRKVEETQQPADFGAKHRKRFCLLLLKLIQRPDMPYKDLYALITSPVYGVHPAHLEEFLKLMKMLKSVGIDVLFDLYNEIDKLIIGSSNTFHVVGLYLRKVYVTLEKMNFQEVMSLYRASVAYYDQGIQALQLVDQSTSVADCESFMKGNAVDTVEAPPNYGSVACRWSIKQSELFIAQQKSMLEEDEVSALPPKELQQRLNEIIQDRPLYAPAYFLSFLNAIRVGDIGNAVVALHRCFDRTSPECSRPNTSETKEFQYSSLNLAILHAQFGHREAAMMALRECITVAQENGDHTCLHLAHTWLNLLDGFRPPFPERIVNMQLLHACSLRVTAQMRTACLNGISPADVFGTFMANDHLNAQKSMIDLVAKGVAERTALCTVYGKHELSNLCAQVLLNSNLKSLDRMYNGEGICHVLCATALRQTLQGDFALAMVTLNHAMNRFPRYPNSRNWLITDHLISAIRLLYRGRWAEARQECLMFHSLDPVTANLMLAHITLAKQDYGTAQKCISALLSDDQITSTTRVRALILEANLQAQLGKANAFETLHQAQKVANQYHLDYERAVVDLHLAYYLLKFLYAPQRALTLLRGCIATFLTDGTAYDRGRALFLFGRCMLEVVQTEPEISDEQSPSTGLQQRMQKQLNVVLPMFEQAIQLFEKLECHSKAKDVFIFLATLCNELGMIDDRNGYACRYRLLETEHQTPRQYLNVFL; via the coding sequence ATGAGCAAGAAAGAATCGGAGAATGTATGCTTCTGGTTGCCGAACCAGTGCACCAGCAAAATGGACGTGCTTACGCCGCACAAGCTCGTGCTGGTCTTTCTCATCCAAGAATACGCGCAACTCAAGAGAAAGGTGGAAGAAACACAGCAGCCGGCGGATTTCGGGGCGAAACATCGGAAACGgttctgcctgctgctgctcaagctAATCCAGCGCCCGGATATGCCGTACAAGGATCTGTACGCCCTGATAACATCACCCGTGTACGGCGTGCACCCGGCACACCTGGAGGAGTTTCTGAAGCTGATGAAGATGCTCAAATCCGTGGGCATCGATGTGCTGTTCGATCTGTATAACGAAATCGATAAACTGATCATCGGTAGCTCGAACACCTTCCACGTCGTTGGGCTGTATCTGCGCAAGGTGTACGTCACACTGGAAAAGATGAACTTCCAGGAGGTGATGAGTCTGTATCGGGCATCGGTGGCGTACTACGATCAGGGCATACAGGCGCTACAGCTGGTTGACCAGTCGACGTCGGTCGCAGATTGCGAGAGCTTCATGAAAGGAAACGCTGTCGACACGGTCGAAGCGCCCCCCAACTACGGGAGTGTGGCTTGCCGGTGGTCTATTAAACAGTCGGAGCTCTTCATCGCCCAACAAAAATCGATGCTCGAAGAGGACGAAGTATCTGCCCTTCCGCCGAAAGAGTTACAGCAACGGCTCAACGAAATCATCCAAGATCGCCCTCTCTATGCACCGGCCTACTTTCTCAGCTTCTTGAACGCGATTCGTGTGGGGGATATCGGCAACGCAGTGGTTGCTTTGCATCGTTGCTTCGACCGCACGTCGCCGGAATGCTCGCGACCGAATACTTCCGAAACGAAGGAGTTTCAATACTCAAGCCTAAATCTGGCCATTTTACACGCCCAGTTCGGTCACCGAGAGGCCGCGATGATGGCACTGCGTGAATGCATCACGGTAGCCCAGGAGAACGGTGACCACACGTGTCTACATCTGGCACACACCTGGCTGAACCTACTAGACGGCTTTCGGCCACCATTTCCGGAACGAATAGTCaacatgcagctgctgcatgccTGCTCGCTGCGTGTGACGGCCCAGATGCGTACGGCCTGTCTGAATGGGATATCGCCGGCTGATGTGTTTGGAACGTTCATGGCGAACGATCATCTAAATGCGCAGAAATCAATGATCGACCTGGTGGCGAAAGGCGTGGCCGAGCGGACCGCCCTCTGCACGGTGTACGGCAAACACGAACTATCGAACCTGTGCGCCCAGGTGCTGCTGAACTCAAACCTGAAGTCCCTCGATAGGATGTACAATGGGGAAGGCATCTGTCACGTACTGTGCGCCACCGCATTGCGACAGACGTTACAGGGCGATTTCGCACTTGCCATGGTCACGCTTAATCATGCCATGAACCGGTTTCCGAGGTATCCCAATTCGCGGAACTGGCTCATAACCGATCACTTAATATCCGCCATTCGTCTCCTCTACCGTGGTCGCTGGGCGGAAGCGCGCCAGGAGTGCCTGATGTTCCATTCTCTGGATCCTGTCACGGCTAACCTAATGTTGGCTCATATCACGCTTGCCAAGCAGGACTACGGTACGGCGCAAAAGTGCATTAGTGCGCTGCTATCAGATGACCAAATCACGTCAACGACGCGCGTCCGGGCGCTCATCTTGGAAGCGAACCTCCAAGCACAGCTCGGCAAAGCGAATGCCTTCGAAACGCTGCATCAGGCGCAAAAAGTGGCTAACCAATACCATCTAGATTATGAGCGGGCTGTGGTGGATCTGCATCTCGCATACTATCTGCTAAAGTTCCTGTACGCACCACAACGTGCACTCACGTTGCTACGCGGTTGCATAGCGACCTTCCTAACCGATGGAACAGCCTACGATAGAGGCCGAGCCCTGTTTCTGTTCGGTCGCTGTATGCTGGAGGTGGTCCAAACAGAACCCGAAATAAGTGATGAACAGAGCCCCAGCACAGGGCTACAGCAGCGGATGCAAAAGCAGCTGAACGTTGTGCTACCAATGTTCGAGCAGGCAATACAGCTCTTCGAGAAGCTGGAGTGTCACAGCAAGGCAAAGGACGTGTTCATCTTCCTGGCTACCCTTTGCAATGAGCTAGGGATGATAGATGATCGGAATGGGTATGCGTGTCGTTACAGATTGCTCGAAACCGAACATCAAACTCCCCGCCAGTATCTGAATGTGTTTCTGTAA
- the LOC125957653 gene encoding aspartate--tRNA ligase, cytoplasmic → MVTETIKEEPVGNEAGESKKAAKKLAKEAQKAQKKAEHKAAAAAASGAAEDGSNEDAAGADYAAARYGTMKMIQSVEKHTERKFVKVSELVQCQREAEVWVRGRVHTSRCKGKQCFLVLRQQSSTVQCLLAVNETVSKQMVKFSGSIPRESIIDLKARVIPVEQRIESCTEQTLELHVLELFLLSAAKAQLPLQIEDASRPEKSDDPEALKIRVNQDTRLDNRVLDLRTPANQAIFRLEAGVCKLFRDVLTAKGFTEIHTPKIISAASEGGANVFTVSYFKDSAYLAQSPQLYKQMAIAADFDKVFTVGAVFRAEDSNTHRHLTEFVGLDLEMAFKYHYHEVLDTIGNTFTEMFKGLRDSYAKEIAAVGQQYNVEPFKFLEPPLKLEFAQAVAMLREAGVQMDDEEDLSTPSEKLLGRLVKAKYDTDFYILDKFPLAVRPFYTMPDPTNPRYSNSYDMFMRGEEILSGAQRIHDPDYLIERAKLHAIDLSKIAAYIDAFRYGCPPHAGGGIGMERVVMLYLGLDNIRKTSMFPRDPKRLTP, encoded by the exons ATGGTGACCGAAACGATCAAAGAAGAGCCGGTAGGCAACGAAGCAGGAGAATCGAAGAAAGCAGCCAAGAAGCTGGCCAAGGAGGCTCAAAAGGCGCAAAAG AAAGCGGAACATAAGGCGGCCGCGGCAGCCGCTTCCGGTGCGGCTGAGGATGGTTCCAACGAggatgctgccggtgccgacTACGCCGCCGCTCGGTACGGGACGATGAAAATGATTCAAAGTGTGGAGAAGCATACGGAGCGCAAGTTTGTGAAGGTTTCCGAGCTGGTCCAGTGTCAGCGTGAGGCGGAAGTGTGGGTACGAGGCCGAGTGCACACGTCTCGTTGCAAAGGCAAACAGTGCTTCCTGGTGCTGCGCCAGCAGAGTAGCACGGTACAGTGTTTGCTCGCCGTCAATGAGACCGTGTCGAAGCAGATGGTCAAATTTTCCGGCAGCATTCCACGTGAAAGCATCATCGATCTGAAGGCACGCGTGATTCCCGTCGAACAGCGGATCGAGTCGTGCACGGAGCAGACGCTCGAACTGCATGTACTTGAGCTGTTCCTACTATCGGCGGCAAAGGCGCAGCTACCACTGCAAATCGAAGACGCGTCCCGGCCAGAAAAGTCCGACGATCCGGAAGCGCTGAAAATTCGCGTCAATCAAGATACCCGGTTGGACAACCGTGTGCTCGATTTACGAACTCCGGCAAATCAGGCCATCTTCCGGCTGGAGGCCGGTGTGTGCAAGCTATTCCGCGATGTCTTAACGGCCAAGGGTTTCACTGAAATCCACACGCCAAAGATCATCTCGGCTGCCAGTGAGGGTGGTGCAAACGTTTTCACGGTCAGCTACTTTAAAG ATTCTGCATATTTGGCTCAATCGCCCCAGCTGTACAAACAGATGGCCATTGCGGCCGATTTCGACAAGGTGTTTACGGTCGGGGCCGTATTCCGTGCGGAGGACTCCAACACTCATCGGCATTTGACGGAGTTTGTCGGTCTCGACCTCGAGATGGCATTCAAGTACCACTATCACGAGGTACTCGACACTATCGGCAACACGTTCACCGAGATGTTCAAGGGATTACGTGATAG CTACGCAAAAGAGATCGCCGCTGTCGGTCAGCAGTACAATGTGGAACCGTTCAAATTCCTGGAACCACCGCTGAAGCTGGAGTTCGCGCAAGCCGTAGCGATGCTGCGTGAGGCTGGTGTCCAGAtggacgatgaggaggacTTGTCGACGCCGAGCGAAAAGTTACTCGGCCGCCTGGTGAAGGCAAAGTACGACACGGATTTCTACATCCTCGACAAGTTTCCGCTGGCCGTACGACCGTTTTACACGATGCCCGATCCGACGAATCCCCGGTATTCCAACTCGTACGACATGTTCATGCGCGGCGAAGAGATTCTGTCCGGTGCGCAGCGAATACACGATCCCGACTATCTGATCGAGCGCGCGAAGCTGCACGCGATTGATTTGTCAAAGATCGCCGCTTATATTGATGCATTCCGGTACGGGTGCCCACCGCACGCCGGCGGTGGTATCGGTATGGAGCGTGTGGTGATGCTGTACCTTGGGTTGGACAACATTCGCAAAACGTCCATGTTCCCGCGCGATCCCAAACGCTTGACACCGTAA
- the LOC125957681 gene encoding uncharacterized protein LOC125957681 produces the protein MSLKANYYDKPEGEDLFGKMIATNKYALAGGLGWSTVEVMMVSKPKGYVPTIARYLYFTGPFVGMASAFTVGTYAANKLRGRDDGWNYVVGAFAAGGIYGAWKRSAVSGLVAGLIFSVAGALKKQSVDEGWEFFPEVKNHAISSVNPNRYDFTLTKERERGWTAGK, from the coding sequence ATGAGCTTAAAGGCAAATTACTACGACAAGCCGGAAGGCGAGGACCTGTTCGGGAAGATGATCGCCACGAACAAATACGCACTGGCCGGCGGTCTCGGATGGTCCACGGtcgaggtgatgatggtgtccaAACCGAAAGGATACGTTCCGACCATCGCTCGGTACTTGTACTTCACCGGTCCGTTCGTGGGCATGGCTTCGGCGTTCACGGTCGGTACATACGCCGCCAACAAGTTGCGTGGCCGTGACGACGGATGGAACTACGTGGTTGGTGCGTTCGCGGCCGGCGGTATCTACGGTGCTTGGAAGCGCAGCGCCGTTAGCGGTTTGGTGGCCGGTCTTATCTTCAGTGTAGCCGGAGCCCTGAAGAAGCAATCTGTGGACGAAGGCTGGGAGTTCTTCCCTGAGGTTAAGAACCACGCCATCAGCTCCGTCAACCCGAATCGCTACGATTTTACGCTCACCAAGGAACGCGAACGCGGATGGACGGCCGGCAAGTAA